From a single Callithrix jacchus isolate 240 chromosome 5, calJac240_pri, whole genome shotgun sequence genomic region:
- the GZF1 gene encoding GDNF-inducible zinc finger protein 1 isoform X2, with protein MPMSFSGHAAVTGRRRPCRHLQCLHSSGHTTHVESEVTSVVWRKEARKKLFLEGRKMESGAVLLESKSSPFNLLHEMHELRLLGHLCDVTVSVEYQGVRKDFMAHKAVLAATSKFFKEVFLNEKSADGTRTKVHLQEVQVADFASFLEFVYTAKVQVEEDRVQRMLETAEKLKCLDLSETCFQLKKQMLESVLLELQNFSESQEVEASSGSQLSAAPVPRASVATDGPHPNGLTDPLGGPGERASNGMSSDLPRKSKDKLDKKKEVVKPPYPKIRRASGRLAGRKVFVEIPKKKYTRRLREQQKGAESDVGDCRYPQDQCPDRVGTEMELVIKNEGCQAGAKLEEASKKAGAEEEEEEEEEEEEGEKKKSNFKCSICEKAFLYEKSFLKHSKHRHGVATEVVYRCDTCSQTFANRCNLKSHQRHVHSSERHFPCELCGKKFKRKKDVKRHVLQVHEGGGERHRCGQCGKGLSSKTALRLHERTHTGDRPYGCTECGARFSQPSALKTHMRIHTGEKPFVCDECGARFTQNHMLIYHKRCHTGERPFMCETCGKSFASKEYLKHHNRIHTGSKPFKCEVCFRTFAQRNSLYQHIKVHTGERPYCCDQCGKQFTQLNALQRHRRIHTGERPFMCNACGRTFTDKSTLRRHTSIHDKNTPWKSFLVIVDGSPKNDDGHKIEQPDEEYVSSKLSDKLLSFAENGHFHNLATVQGTVPTMQDSSADTACKSDATVVSQDALLATTISELSELTPQTDSVPTQLHSLTNME; from the exons ATGCCAATGAGCTTCAGCGGACACGCAGCTGTCACCGGCCGCAGAAGGCCCTGTCGCCACCTCCAGTGCCTGCACTCCAGTGGCCACACAAC ACATGTTGAATCCGAGGTAACATCTGTGGTCTGGCGGAAGGAGGCTAGAAAGAAG ctgtttttggaaggaagaaagatggaaagtGGTGCGGTTCTGCTGGAATCCAAATCCTCACCATTTAACCTACTGCATGAAATGCATGAGCTTCGTCTCCTGGGCCACCTGTGTGACGTGACAGTCAGCGTGGAGTATCAGGGCGTCCGCAAAGACTTCATGGCCCACAAGGCAGTGCTGGCTGCCACCAGCAAGTTTTTTAAGGAAGTGTTCCTCAACGAGAAGAGTGCGGACGGCACTAGGACTAAGGTCCACTTACAGGAAGTGCAGGTTGCTGACTTTGCTTCATTTCTTGAGTTTGTCTACACTGCAAAGGTACAGGTGGAAGAAGATCGGGTGCAGCGAATGCTGGAAACAGCTGAAAAGCTGAAATGTTTGGACCTATCAGAAACTTGTTTTCAGTTAAAGAAACAGATGTTAGAGTCAGTACTTTTGGAGTTGCAAAATTTCTCAGAGTCTCAGGAGGTCGAGGCGAGCAGTGGCTCCCAACTGAGTGCTGCTCCTGTCCCCAGGGCAAGTGTGGCCACGGATGGCCCTCACCCCAATGGCCTCACTGATCCCTTGGGCGGCCCAGGAGAGAGAGCCAGTAATGGCATGTCTTCAGATTTGCCGAGGAAGTCCAAGGACAAACTAGACAAGAAGAAAGAGGTGGTTAAGCCTCCTTACCCTAAAATCAGGAGAGCTAGTGGAAGGCTGGCTGGGAGGAAGGTCTTTGTGGAGATCCCTAAAAAGAAATACACTAGAAGACTCCGAGAGCAGCAGAAAGGTGCTGAGAGTGATGTGGGGGACTGCAGGTATCCCCAGGACCAATGCCCAGACAGGGTAGGCACAGAGATGGAGCTGGTTATCAAAAATGAGGGTTGCCAGGCAGGTGCTAAGTTGGAGGAAGCATCGAAGAAAgcaggggcagaggaggaagaggaggaggaggaggaagaggaagagggggagaagaaaaagagcaacTTTAAATGCAGTATCTGCGAGAAGGCGTTTCTATACGAGAAGAGCTTCCTGAAGCACAGCAAGCACCGCCACGGCGTGGCCACTGAGGTGGTGTACCGCTGCGACACCTGCAGCCAGACCTTCGCCAACCGCTGCAACCTGAAGAGCCACCAGCGCCACGTGCACAGCAGCGAGCGCCACTTCCCATGCGAGCTGTGCGGGAAGAAGTTCAAGCGCAAGAAGGACGTGAAGCGGCACGTGCTGCAGGTGCACGAGGGCGGGGGCGAGCGGCACCGCTGCGGCCAGTGCGGCAAGGGCCTGAGCTCCAAGACAGCCCTGCGATTGCACGAGCGCACACACACGGGCGACCGCCCCTACGGCTGCACCGAGTGTGGCGCCAGGTTCTCACAGCCGTCTGCACTCAAGACGCACATGAG AATTCATACAGGGGAAAAACCTTTTGTCTGTGATGAATGTGGTGCAAGATTCACTCAGAACCACATGCTGATTTATCATAAAAGGTGCCACACAG GTGAAAGACCTTTTATGTGTGAAACATGTGGCAAGAGTTTTGCTTCTAAGGAGTACTTAAAACACCACAACAGAATCCATACTGGATCCAAACCTTTTAAATGTGAAGTGTGTTTCAGGACGTTTGCCCAGCGGAACTCACTCTACCAGCACATTAAAGTCCACACAG GGGAGCGTCCCTACTGCTGTGACCAGTGCGGCAAGCAGTTCACCCAGCTCAACGCCCTCCAGCGCCACCGTCGCATCCACACAGGGGAGAGGCCATTCATGTGCAATGCGTGTGGACGAACATTCACCGACAAGTCCACGCTTCGGCGGCACACCTCA ATACACGATAAGAATACTCCGTGGAAGTCTTTCCTTGTCATTGTAGATGGCTCGCCCAAGAACGACGACGGGCACAAGATTGAACAGCCTGACGAAGAGTATGTGTCGTCCAAACTTTCAGATAAATTGCTGTCTTTTGCAGAAAATGGCCATTTCCACAACCTGGCTACAGTCCAAGGGACTGTACCTACCATGCAGGACAGTTCTGCAGACACAGCCTGCAAGTCGGACGCCACCGTGGTGTCCCAGGACGCCCTGCTGGCCACCACCATCAGTGAGCTTAGTGAGCTGACCCCACAGACAGACTCAGTGCCCACACAGCTTCACTCTCTGACCAACATGGAATAA
- the GZF1 gene encoding GDNF-inducible zinc finger protein 1 isoform X3, with the protein MESGAVLLESKSSPFNLLHEMHELRLLGHLCDVTVSVEYQGVRKDFMAHKAVLAATSKFFKEVFLNEKSADGTRTKVHLQEVQVADFASFLEFVYTAKVQVEEDRVQRMLETAEKLKCLDLSETCFQLKKQMLESVLLELQNFSESQEVEASSGSQLSAAPVPRASVATDGPHPNGLTDPLGGPGERASNGMSSDLPRKSKDKLDKKKEVVKPPYPKIRRASGRLAGRKVFVEIPKKKYTRRLREQQKGAESDVGDCRYPQDQCPDRVGTEMELVIKNEGCQAGAKLEEASKKAGAEEEEEEEEEEEEGEKKKSNFKCSICEKAFLYEKSFLKHSKHRHGVATEVVYRCDTCSQTFANRCNLKSHQRHVHSSERHFPCELCGKKFKRKKDVKRHVLQVHEGGGERHRCGQCGKGLSSKTALRLHERTHTGDRPYGCTECGARFSQPSALKTHMRIHTGEKPFVCDECGARFTQNHMLIYHKRCHTGERPFMCETCGKSFASKEYLKHHNRIHTGSKPFKCEVCFRTFAQRNSLYQHIKVHTVSSLPASGERPYCCDQCGKQFTQLNALQRHRRIHTGERPFMCNACGRTFTDKSTLRRHTSIHDKNTPWKSFLVIVDGSPKNDDGHKIEQPDEEYVSSKLSDKLLSFAENGHFHNLATVQGTVPTMQDSSADTACKSDATVVSQDALLATTISELSELTPQTDSVPTQLHSLTNME; encoded by the exons atggaaagtGGTGCGGTTCTGCTGGAATCCAAATCCTCACCATTTAACCTACTGCATGAAATGCATGAGCTTCGTCTCCTGGGCCACCTGTGTGACGTGACAGTCAGCGTGGAGTATCAGGGCGTCCGCAAAGACTTCATGGCCCACAAGGCAGTGCTGGCTGCCACCAGCAAGTTTTTTAAGGAAGTGTTCCTCAACGAGAAGAGTGCGGACGGCACTAGGACTAAGGTCCACTTACAGGAAGTGCAGGTTGCTGACTTTGCTTCATTTCTTGAGTTTGTCTACACTGCAAAGGTACAGGTGGAAGAAGATCGGGTGCAGCGAATGCTGGAAACAGCTGAAAAGCTGAAATGTTTGGACCTATCAGAAACTTGTTTTCAGTTAAAGAAACAGATGTTAGAGTCAGTACTTTTGGAGTTGCAAAATTTCTCAGAGTCTCAGGAGGTCGAGGCGAGCAGTGGCTCCCAACTGAGTGCTGCTCCTGTCCCCAGGGCAAGTGTGGCCACGGATGGCCCTCACCCCAATGGCCTCACTGATCCCTTGGGCGGCCCAGGAGAGAGAGCCAGTAATGGCATGTCTTCAGATTTGCCGAGGAAGTCCAAGGACAAACTAGACAAGAAGAAAGAGGTGGTTAAGCCTCCTTACCCTAAAATCAGGAGAGCTAGTGGAAGGCTGGCTGGGAGGAAGGTCTTTGTGGAGATCCCTAAAAAGAAATACACTAGAAGACTCCGAGAGCAGCAGAAAGGTGCTGAGAGTGATGTGGGGGACTGCAGGTATCCCCAGGACCAATGCCCAGACAGGGTAGGCACAGAGATGGAGCTGGTTATCAAAAATGAGGGTTGCCAGGCAGGTGCTAAGTTGGAGGAAGCATCGAAGAAAgcaggggcagaggaggaagaggaggaggaggaggaagaggaagagggggagaagaaaaagagcaacTTTAAATGCAGTATCTGCGAGAAGGCGTTTCTATACGAGAAGAGCTTCCTGAAGCACAGCAAGCACCGCCACGGCGTGGCCACTGAGGTGGTGTACCGCTGCGACACCTGCAGCCAGACCTTCGCCAACCGCTGCAACCTGAAGAGCCACCAGCGCCACGTGCACAGCAGCGAGCGCCACTTCCCATGCGAGCTGTGCGGGAAGAAGTTCAAGCGCAAGAAGGACGTGAAGCGGCACGTGCTGCAGGTGCACGAGGGCGGGGGCGAGCGGCACCGCTGCGGCCAGTGCGGCAAGGGCCTGAGCTCCAAGACAGCCCTGCGATTGCACGAGCGCACACACACGGGCGACCGCCCCTACGGCTGCACCGAGTGTGGCGCCAGGTTCTCACAGCCGTCTGCACTCAAGACGCACATGAG AATTCATACAGGGGAAAAACCTTTTGTCTGTGATGAATGTGGTGCAAGATTCACTCAGAACCACATGCTGATTTATCATAAAAGGTGCCACACAG GTGAAAGACCTTTTATGTGTGAAACATGTGGCAAGAGTTTTGCTTCTAAGGAGTACTTAAAACACCACAACAGAATCCATACTGGATCCAAACCTTTTAAATGTGAAGTGTGTTTCAGGACGTTTGCCCAGCGGAACTCACTCTACCAGCACATTAAAGTCCACACAG TCTCCTCTCTCCCTGCTTCAGGGGAGCGTCCCTACTGCTGTGACCAGTGCGGCAAGCAGTTCACCCAGCTCAACGCCCTCCAGCGCCACCGTCGCATCCACACAGGGGAGAGGCCATTCATGTGCAATGCGTGTGGACGAACATTCACCGACAAGTCCACGCTTCGGCGGCACACCTCA ATACACGATAAGAATACTCCGTGGAAGTCTTTCCTTGTCATTGTAGATGGCTCGCCCAAGAACGACGACGGGCACAAGATTGAACAGCCTGACGAAGAGTATGTGTCGTCCAAACTTTCAGATAAATTGCTGTCTTTTGCAGAAAATGGCCATTTCCACAACCTGGCTACAGTCCAAGGGACTGTACCTACCATGCAGGACAGTTCTGCAGACACAGCCTGCAAGTCGGACGCCACCGTGGTGTCCCAGGACGCCCTGCTGGCCACCACCATCAGTGAGCTTAGTGAGCTGACCCCACAGACAGACTCAGTGCCCACACAGCTTCACTCTCTGACCAACATGGAATAA
- the GZF1 gene encoding GDNF-inducible zinc finger protein 1 isoform X1, whose protein sequence is MPMSFSGHAAVTGRRRPCRHLQCLHSSGHTTHVESEVTSVVWRKEARKKLFLEGRKMESGAVLLESKSSPFNLLHEMHELRLLGHLCDVTVSVEYQGVRKDFMAHKAVLAATSKFFKEVFLNEKSADGTRTKVHLQEVQVADFASFLEFVYTAKVQVEEDRVQRMLETAEKLKCLDLSETCFQLKKQMLESVLLELQNFSESQEVEASSGSQLSAAPVPRASVATDGPHPNGLTDPLGGPGERASNGMSSDLPRKSKDKLDKKKEVVKPPYPKIRRASGRLAGRKVFVEIPKKKYTRRLREQQKGAESDVGDCRYPQDQCPDRVGTEMELVIKNEGCQAGAKLEEASKKAGAEEEEEEEEEEEEGEKKKSNFKCSICEKAFLYEKSFLKHSKHRHGVATEVVYRCDTCSQTFANRCNLKSHQRHVHSSERHFPCELCGKKFKRKKDVKRHVLQVHEGGGERHRCGQCGKGLSSKTALRLHERTHTGDRPYGCTECGARFSQPSALKTHMRIHTGEKPFVCDECGARFTQNHMLIYHKRCHTGERPFMCETCGKSFASKEYLKHHNRIHTGSKPFKCEVCFRTFAQRNSLYQHIKVHTVSSLPASGERPYCCDQCGKQFTQLNALQRHRRIHTGERPFMCNACGRTFTDKSTLRRHTSIHDKNTPWKSFLVIVDGSPKNDDGHKIEQPDEEYVSSKLSDKLLSFAENGHFHNLATVQGTVPTMQDSSADTACKSDATVVSQDALLATTISELSELTPQTDSVPTQLHSLTNME, encoded by the exons ATGCCAATGAGCTTCAGCGGACACGCAGCTGTCACCGGCCGCAGAAGGCCCTGTCGCCACCTCCAGTGCCTGCACTCCAGTGGCCACACAAC ACATGTTGAATCCGAGGTAACATCTGTGGTCTGGCGGAAGGAGGCTAGAAAGAAG ctgtttttggaaggaagaaagatggaaagtGGTGCGGTTCTGCTGGAATCCAAATCCTCACCATTTAACCTACTGCATGAAATGCATGAGCTTCGTCTCCTGGGCCACCTGTGTGACGTGACAGTCAGCGTGGAGTATCAGGGCGTCCGCAAAGACTTCATGGCCCACAAGGCAGTGCTGGCTGCCACCAGCAAGTTTTTTAAGGAAGTGTTCCTCAACGAGAAGAGTGCGGACGGCACTAGGACTAAGGTCCACTTACAGGAAGTGCAGGTTGCTGACTTTGCTTCATTTCTTGAGTTTGTCTACACTGCAAAGGTACAGGTGGAAGAAGATCGGGTGCAGCGAATGCTGGAAACAGCTGAAAAGCTGAAATGTTTGGACCTATCAGAAACTTGTTTTCAGTTAAAGAAACAGATGTTAGAGTCAGTACTTTTGGAGTTGCAAAATTTCTCAGAGTCTCAGGAGGTCGAGGCGAGCAGTGGCTCCCAACTGAGTGCTGCTCCTGTCCCCAGGGCAAGTGTGGCCACGGATGGCCCTCACCCCAATGGCCTCACTGATCCCTTGGGCGGCCCAGGAGAGAGAGCCAGTAATGGCATGTCTTCAGATTTGCCGAGGAAGTCCAAGGACAAACTAGACAAGAAGAAAGAGGTGGTTAAGCCTCCTTACCCTAAAATCAGGAGAGCTAGTGGAAGGCTGGCTGGGAGGAAGGTCTTTGTGGAGATCCCTAAAAAGAAATACACTAGAAGACTCCGAGAGCAGCAGAAAGGTGCTGAGAGTGATGTGGGGGACTGCAGGTATCCCCAGGACCAATGCCCAGACAGGGTAGGCACAGAGATGGAGCTGGTTATCAAAAATGAGGGTTGCCAGGCAGGTGCTAAGTTGGAGGAAGCATCGAAGAAAgcaggggcagaggaggaagaggaggaggaggaggaagaggaagagggggagaagaaaaagagcaacTTTAAATGCAGTATCTGCGAGAAGGCGTTTCTATACGAGAAGAGCTTCCTGAAGCACAGCAAGCACCGCCACGGCGTGGCCACTGAGGTGGTGTACCGCTGCGACACCTGCAGCCAGACCTTCGCCAACCGCTGCAACCTGAAGAGCCACCAGCGCCACGTGCACAGCAGCGAGCGCCACTTCCCATGCGAGCTGTGCGGGAAGAAGTTCAAGCGCAAGAAGGACGTGAAGCGGCACGTGCTGCAGGTGCACGAGGGCGGGGGCGAGCGGCACCGCTGCGGCCAGTGCGGCAAGGGCCTGAGCTCCAAGACAGCCCTGCGATTGCACGAGCGCACACACACGGGCGACCGCCCCTACGGCTGCACCGAGTGTGGCGCCAGGTTCTCACAGCCGTCTGCACTCAAGACGCACATGAG AATTCATACAGGGGAAAAACCTTTTGTCTGTGATGAATGTGGTGCAAGATTCACTCAGAACCACATGCTGATTTATCATAAAAGGTGCCACACAG GTGAAAGACCTTTTATGTGTGAAACATGTGGCAAGAGTTTTGCTTCTAAGGAGTACTTAAAACACCACAACAGAATCCATACTGGATCCAAACCTTTTAAATGTGAAGTGTGTTTCAGGACGTTTGCCCAGCGGAACTCACTCTACCAGCACATTAAAGTCCACACAG TCTCCTCTCTCCCTGCTTCAGGGGAGCGTCCCTACTGCTGTGACCAGTGCGGCAAGCAGTTCACCCAGCTCAACGCCCTCCAGCGCCACCGTCGCATCCACACAGGGGAGAGGCCATTCATGTGCAATGCGTGTGGACGAACATTCACCGACAAGTCCACGCTTCGGCGGCACACCTCA ATACACGATAAGAATACTCCGTGGAAGTCTTTCCTTGTCATTGTAGATGGCTCGCCCAAGAACGACGACGGGCACAAGATTGAACAGCCTGACGAAGAGTATGTGTCGTCCAAACTTTCAGATAAATTGCTGTCTTTTGCAGAAAATGGCCATTTCCACAACCTGGCTACAGTCCAAGGGACTGTACCTACCATGCAGGACAGTTCTGCAGACACAGCCTGCAAGTCGGACGCCACCGTGGTGTCCCAGGACGCCCTGCTGGCCACCACCATCAGTGAGCTTAGTGAGCTGACCCCACAGACAGACTCAGTGCCCACACAGCTTCACTCTCTGACCAACATGGAATAA
- the GZF1 gene encoding GDNF-inducible zinc finger protein 1 isoform X4: MESGAVLLESKSSPFNLLHEMHELRLLGHLCDVTVSVEYQGVRKDFMAHKAVLAATSKFFKEVFLNEKSADGTRTKVHLQEVQVADFASFLEFVYTAKVQVEEDRVQRMLETAEKLKCLDLSETCFQLKKQMLESVLLELQNFSESQEVEASSGSQLSAAPVPRASVATDGPHPNGLTDPLGGPGERASNGMSSDLPRKSKDKLDKKKEVVKPPYPKIRRASGRLAGRKVFVEIPKKKYTRRLREQQKGAESDVGDCRYPQDQCPDRVGTEMELVIKNEGCQAGAKLEEASKKAGAEEEEEEEEEEEEGEKKKSNFKCSICEKAFLYEKSFLKHSKHRHGVATEVVYRCDTCSQTFANRCNLKSHQRHVHSSERHFPCELCGKKFKRKKDVKRHVLQVHEGGGERHRCGQCGKGLSSKTALRLHERTHTGDRPYGCTECGARFSQPSALKTHMRIHTGEKPFVCDECGARFTQNHMLIYHKRCHTGERPFMCETCGKSFASKEYLKHHNRIHTGSKPFKCEVCFRTFAQRNSLYQHIKVHTGERPYCCDQCGKQFTQLNALQRHRRIHTGERPFMCNACGRTFTDKSTLRRHTSIHDKNTPWKSFLVIVDGSPKNDDGHKIEQPDEEYVSSKLSDKLLSFAENGHFHNLATVQGTVPTMQDSSADTACKSDATVVSQDALLATTISELSELTPQTDSVPTQLHSLTNME; encoded by the exons atggaaagtGGTGCGGTTCTGCTGGAATCCAAATCCTCACCATTTAACCTACTGCATGAAATGCATGAGCTTCGTCTCCTGGGCCACCTGTGTGACGTGACAGTCAGCGTGGAGTATCAGGGCGTCCGCAAAGACTTCATGGCCCACAAGGCAGTGCTGGCTGCCACCAGCAAGTTTTTTAAGGAAGTGTTCCTCAACGAGAAGAGTGCGGACGGCACTAGGACTAAGGTCCACTTACAGGAAGTGCAGGTTGCTGACTTTGCTTCATTTCTTGAGTTTGTCTACACTGCAAAGGTACAGGTGGAAGAAGATCGGGTGCAGCGAATGCTGGAAACAGCTGAAAAGCTGAAATGTTTGGACCTATCAGAAACTTGTTTTCAGTTAAAGAAACAGATGTTAGAGTCAGTACTTTTGGAGTTGCAAAATTTCTCAGAGTCTCAGGAGGTCGAGGCGAGCAGTGGCTCCCAACTGAGTGCTGCTCCTGTCCCCAGGGCAAGTGTGGCCACGGATGGCCCTCACCCCAATGGCCTCACTGATCCCTTGGGCGGCCCAGGAGAGAGAGCCAGTAATGGCATGTCTTCAGATTTGCCGAGGAAGTCCAAGGACAAACTAGACAAGAAGAAAGAGGTGGTTAAGCCTCCTTACCCTAAAATCAGGAGAGCTAGTGGAAGGCTGGCTGGGAGGAAGGTCTTTGTGGAGATCCCTAAAAAGAAATACACTAGAAGACTCCGAGAGCAGCAGAAAGGTGCTGAGAGTGATGTGGGGGACTGCAGGTATCCCCAGGACCAATGCCCAGACAGGGTAGGCACAGAGATGGAGCTGGTTATCAAAAATGAGGGTTGCCAGGCAGGTGCTAAGTTGGAGGAAGCATCGAAGAAAgcaggggcagaggaggaagaggaggaggaggaggaagaggaagagggggagaagaaaaagagcaacTTTAAATGCAGTATCTGCGAGAAGGCGTTTCTATACGAGAAGAGCTTCCTGAAGCACAGCAAGCACCGCCACGGCGTGGCCACTGAGGTGGTGTACCGCTGCGACACCTGCAGCCAGACCTTCGCCAACCGCTGCAACCTGAAGAGCCACCAGCGCCACGTGCACAGCAGCGAGCGCCACTTCCCATGCGAGCTGTGCGGGAAGAAGTTCAAGCGCAAGAAGGACGTGAAGCGGCACGTGCTGCAGGTGCACGAGGGCGGGGGCGAGCGGCACCGCTGCGGCCAGTGCGGCAAGGGCCTGAGCTCCAAGACAGCCCTGCGATTGCACGAGCGCACACACACGGGCGACCGCCCCTACGGCTGCACCGAGTGTGGCGCCAGGTTCTCACAGCCGTCTGCACTCAAGACGCACATGAG AATTCATACAGGGGAAAAACCTTTTGTCTGTGATGAATGTGGTGCAAGATTCACTCAGAACCACATGCTGATTTATCATAAAAGGTGCCACACAG GTGAAAGACCTTTTATGTGTGAAACATGTGGCAAGAGTTTTGCTTCTAAGGAGTACTTAAAACACCACAACAGAATCCATACTGGATCCAAACCTTTTAAATGTGAAGTGTGTTTCAGGACGTTTGCCCAGCGGAACTCACTCTACCAGCACATTAAAGTCCACACAG GGGAGCGTCCCTACTGCTGTGACCAGTGCGGCAAGCAGTTCACCCAGCTCAACGCCCTCCAGCGCCACCGTCGCATCCACACAGGGGAGAGGCCATTCATGTGCAATGCGTGTGGACGAACATTCACCGACAAGTCCACGCTTCGGCGGCACACCTCA ATACACGATAAGAATACTCCGTGGAAGTCTTTCCTTGTCATTGTAGATGGCTCGCCCAAGAACGACGACGGGCACAAGATTGAACAGCCTGACGAAGAGTATGTGTCGTCCAAACTTTCAGATAAATTGCTGTCTTTTGCAGAAAATGGCCATTTCCACAACCTGGCTACAGTCCAAGGGACTGTACCTACCATGCAGGACAGTTCTGCAGACACAGCCTGCAAGTCGGACGCCACCGTGGTGTCCCAGGACGCCCTGCTGGCCACCACCATCAGTGAGCTTAGTGAGCTGACCCCACAGACAGACTCAGTGCCCACACAGCTTCACTCTCTGACCAACATGGAATAA
- the GZF1 gene encoding GDNF-inducible zinc finger protein 1 isoform X5, with protein MPMSFSGHAAVTGRRRPCRHLQCLHSSGHTTHVESEVTSVVWRKEARKKLFLEGRKMESGAVLLESKSSPFNLLHEMHELRLLGHLCDVTVSVEYQGVRKDFMAHKAVLAATSKFFKEVFLNEKSADGTRTKVHLQEVQVADFASFLEFVYTAKVQVEEDRVQRMLETAEKLKCLDLSETCFQLKKQMLESVLLELQNFSESQEVEASSGSQLSAAPVPRASVATDGPHPNGLTDPLGGPGERASNGMSSDLPRKSKDKLDKKKEVVKPPYPKIRRASGRLAGRKVFVEIPKKKYTRRLREQQKGAESDVGDCRYPQDQCPDRVGTEMELVIKNEGCQAGAKLEEASKKAGAEEEEEEEEEEEEGEKKKSNFKCSICEKAFLYEKSFLKHSKHRHGVATEVVYRCDTCSQTFANRCNLKSHQRHVHSSERHFPCELCGKKFKRKKDVKRHVLQVHEGGGERHRCGQCGKGLSSKTALRLHERTHTGDRPYGCTECGARFSQPSALKTHMRIHTGEKPFVCDECGARFTQNHMLIYHKRCHTGERPFMCETCGKSFASKEYLKHHNRIHTGSKPFKCEVCFRTFAQRNSLYQHIKVHTDTR; from the exons ATGCCAATGAGCTTCAGCGGACACGCAGCTGTCACCGGCCGCAGAAGGCCCTGTCGCCACCTCCAGTGCCTGCACTCCAGTGGCCACACAAC ACATGTTGAATCCGAGGTAACATCTGTGGTCTGGCGGAAGGAGGCTAGAAAGAAG ctgtttttggaaggaagaaagatggaaagtGGTGCGGTTCTGCTGGAATCCAAATCCTCACCATTTAACCTACTGCATGAAATGCATGAGCTTCGTCTCCTGGGCCACCTGTGTGACGTGACAGTCAGCGTGGAGTATCAGGGCGTCCGCAAAGACTTCATGGCCCACAAGGCAGTGCTGGCTGCCACCAGCAAGTTTTTTAAGGAAGTGTTCCTCAACGAGAAGAGTGCGGACGGCACTAGGACTAAGGTCCACTTACAGGAAGTGCAGGTTGCTGACTTTGCTTCATTTCTTGAGTTTGTCTACACTGCAAAGGTACAGGTGGAAGAAGATCGGGTGCAGCGAATGCTGGAAACAGCTGAAAAGCTGAAATGTTTGGACCTATCAGAAACTTGTTTTCAGTTAAAGAAACAGATGTTAGAGTCAGTACTTTTGGAGTTGCAAAATTTCTCAGAGTCTCAGGAGGTCGAGGCGAGCAGTGGCTCCCAACTGAGTGCTGCTCCTGTCCCCAGGGCAAGTGTGGCCACGGATGGCCCTCACCCCAATGGCCTCACTGATCCCTTGGGCGGCCCAGGAGAGAGAGCCAGTAATGGCATGTCTTCAGATTTGCCGAGGAAGTCCAAGGACAAACTAGACAAGAAGAAAGAGGTGGTTAAGCCTCCTTACCCTAAAATCAGGAGAGCTAGTGGAAGGCTGGCTGGGAGGAAGGTCTTTGTGGAGATCCCTAAAAAGAAATACACTAGAAGACTCCGAGAGCAGCAGAAAGGTGCTGAGAGTGATGTGGGGGACTGCAGGTATCCCCAGGACCAATGCCCAGACAGGGTAGGCACAGAGATGGAGCTGGTTATCAAAAATGAGGGTTGCCAGGCAGGTGCTAAGTTGGAGGAAGCATCGAAGAAAgcaggggcagaggaggaagaggaggaggaggaggaagaggaagagggggagaagaaaaagagcaacTTTAAATGCAGTATCTGCGAGAAGGCGTTTCTATACGAGAAGAGCTTCCTGAAGCACAGCAAGCACCGCCACGGCGTGGCCACTGAGGTGGTGTACCGCTGCGACACCTGCAGCCAGACCTTCGCCAACCGCTGCAACCTGAAGAGCCACCAGCGCCACGTGCACAGCAGCGAGCGCCACTTCCCATGCGAGCTGTGCGGGAAGAAGTTCAAGCGCAAGAAGGACGTGAAGCGGCACGTGCTGCAGGTGCACGAGGGCGGGGGCGAGCGGCACCGCTGCGGCCAGTGCGGCAAGGGCCTGAGCTCCAAGACAGCCCTGCGATTGCACGAGCGCACACACACGGGCGACCGCCCCTACGGCTGCACCGAGTGTGGCGCCAGGTTCTCACAGCCGTCTGCACTCAAGACGCACATGAG AATTCATACAGGGGAAAAACCTTTTGTCTGTGATGAATGTGGTGCAAGATTCACTCAGAACCACATGCTGATTTATCATAAAAGGTGCCACACAG GTGAAAGACCTTTTATGTGTGAAACATGTGGCAAGAGTTTTGCTTCTAAGGAGTACTTAAAACACCACAACAGAATCCATACTGGATCCAAACCTTTTAAATGTGAAGTGTGTTTCAGGACGTTTGCCCAGCGGAACTCACTCTACCAGCACATTAAAGTCCACACAG ATACACGATAA